The genomic region CAGTGGGTCATCCAGCCGCTGATCCAATACCAGCCTATCCAGAAATTCATCTGTCCCGTTGTCTCCGCTAAAATACAAGGAGCAGGCAGTATTAGCGGCTTTGTGCTTATTCCGGTTGGCCATCCGGATCGCCGACTTCATCATGTTCTTAATATTAATCAGGGCCGTGACTTCAAAGCTGTATTTTTCATTGTGCTCATAATGTAAAACCGCCTTGTACAGTCCCAGCAGTCCCCACTGGTACAAGTCATCCACATCGCCACCCGGCAGGTAATAACGGTTGGCATAGGCGTAAATGCTATTTCTAAAGCGCTTTACGATACGGTTAAACTCATCTTCAATGATATTTCCCGAGTCATCAAAACAACAAGTTAGCATGGTTATCCCTCTACCTTATGATT from Propionispora vibrioides harbors:
- a CDS encoding sigma-70 family RNA polymerase sigma factor, which codes for MLTCCFDDSGNIIEDEFNRIVKRFRNSIYAYANRYYLPGGDVDDLYQWGLLGLYKAVLHYEHNEKYSFEVTALINIKNMMKSAIRMANRNKHKAANTACSLYFSGDNGTDEFLDRLVLDQRLDDPLAVVLDREAVETMLWVIESYLTDRERSIIKLYICGYKPRHISEKLQCKPKTVDNAIQRVRRKLAKYFRSA